A genomic stretch from Apis cerana isolate GH-2021 linkage group LG7, AcerK_1.0, whole genome shotgun sequence includes:
- the LOC107999402 gene encoding transcription initiation factor TFIID subunit 1 isoform X4 has protein sequence MADSEEENDKDIISGINMTGFLFGNIDDNGQLEDDILDPEAKQHITSLNRLGLSSFIREMMLNEDIIEEKGNESNDKIEEENDAADEKDINYVEKSPSALDFSDINELAEDEKEESNKQDIFEGKPEKENADYDADDEEVIIKSDTQLMPPPPIPEEKEALTAEEAEAARQRKLETPLASMLPSKYANVDVTELFPDFRANKVLRFSRLFGPGKPSSLPQIWRGVKRRRKKKRHHDVRDSDSGSDQEEKKSKFKGWVMQYGTDQTPDMYCSDDENKLLMPIEDKEQIGKTGETGENGDMGPKVADWRFGPAQLWYDMLQVPETGDGFNYGFKLIDKTDELNNKDKNIRDTNEEFSDDAFLMVSQLHWEDDVIWNGDDIKHKVLQKLNSKNNAAGWVPSSGNRTAQAFSQPGKGAPVSVTSNVRLATSQITTPLHMQSQKTKMNMNKANQQQNREENYDDTWYSIFPVENEELVYGLWEEEVIWDPENMKKIPKPKILTLDPNDENIVLGIPDDIDPALVHKDNGPQPKVKIPHPHVKKSKLLLGKAGVINVLEEDTPPPPPKSPDRDPFNISNDTYYMPRSSETTLRLKVGGGNLIQHSTPVVELRVPFVQTHMGPMRLRNFHRPPLRKFSHGPVAHSGPHSVLPLIKHIKKKAKQREQERIASGGGDVFFMRTPEDLTGKDGELVLIEFSEEHPPLMNQVGMCSKVKNYYKRKAGKDQGPQKYKYGETAYAHTSPFLGILTPGQSIQAVENNMYRAPIYEHKIPETDFLVIRTRQQYYIREVDALFVAGQECPLYEVPGPNSKRANNFVRDFLQVFIYRLFWKSRDTPRRIKMDDIKRAFPSHSESSIRKRLKLCADFKRTGMDSNWWVIKPDFRLPTEEEIRAMVSPEQCCAYFSMIAAEQRLKDAGYGEKFLFTPQDDDDEEMQLKMDDEVKVAPWNTTRAYIQAMKGKCLLQLAGPADPTGCGEGFSYVRVPNKPTISKEEQEAQPKRTVTGTDADLRRLSLNNAKALLRKFGVPEEEIKKLSRWEVIDVVRTLSTEKAKAGEEGMTKFSRGNRFSIAEHQERYKEECQRIFDLQNRVLSSNEVLSTDEGESSEEDSSDIEEMGKNIENMLSNKKTSTQLSLEREEQQRHELRKMLMGEVQEQDKKTKEKKKDDEEDSPVNNFNSQQGRVLKIYRTFRNPEGKEYTRVELVRKSAVIDTYIKIRNSKDETFIKQFATLDEAQKEEMKREKRRIQEQLRRIKRNQERERMLGGPMTGNNASSSNIFDRSSNNTPTTTSSNSILPFCNSFQSTSPASKHPKPDISPSKRKKPKLKPDLKLKCGACGNVGHMRTNKACPLYQNSITTAPVNVAMTEEQEEEIEKQLNTDDQDLVNVDGTKVKLSSKLIKHAEEMKRRTLLLKVPKEAVNSKKRRRATGDDHCDYLKRQQRPANRRRTDPVVVMSTMLESILNEMRDLPDVQPFLFPVNAKAVPDYYKIIQRPMDLQTIRENLRLKKYQSREEFLADVNQIVENSTLYNGIKSSLTVAAKRMLETCVERLGEKEDRLMRLEKAINPLLDDNDQVALTFILDNVVNNKLKSMTEAWPFLKPVNKKLVKDYYNVIKRPMDLETISKKVSAHKYHNRHEFLRDIEQILENCTVYNGKESPFTQKAELLVKVCKETLDEYDEHLTQLENNILLVQKRAMEQADIDSSWLGADEENYTIVEPEFRGNVFLQSQTSSPENPFGKTNMEDFDFVDVEGDMEGDGSRSVNSKKKDVLEEDLQFSSEDEFDEVPFGTDEQSENAEMETLELNEVRENTEGGVVLADDDSQQAAEAMVQLDESMDVDPNYDPSDFLLAGLPARDEKSENKIQDDLAVSESDDDAENNAKQKQKTSQPLPQPEEDVGGDLWF, from the exons atggctGATTCTGAAGAGGAAAacgataaagatataatatctgGAATCAATATGACTggttttttatttggaaacatTGATGACAATGGTCAATTGGAAGATGATATTCTTGATCCAGAAGCAAAGCAACACATAACTTCATTAAATAGACTTGGATTAAGTTCATTTATTCGCGAAATGATGTTAAATGAAGatattattgaagaaaagGGTAATGAatctaatgataaaattgaagaagaaaatgatgcAGCtgatgaaaaagatataaattatgtagaaAAATCACCTAGTGCACTTGATTTTTctgatataaatgaattagcagaagatgaaaaagaagaaagta acAAACAGGACATATTTGAAGGTAAACCTGAGAAGGAAAATGCTGATTATGATGCAGATGATGaagaagttattattaaatctgatACACAATTAATGCCACCTCCTCCAATAcctgaagaaaaagaagcacTTACAGCAGAAGAAGCAGAAGCTGCACGTCAGCGTAAATTAGAAACTCCCCTTGCTTCTATGCTACCATCAAAATATGCCAATGTAGATGTTACTGAATTATTTCCTGACTTTCGAGCTAATAAAGTTCTAagattttcaagattatttgGTCCAGGAAAACCTAGTAGTCTTCCACAAATATGGAGAGGTGTCAAAAGGAGACGTAAAAAGAAACGTCATCATGATGTTAGAGATTCTGATTCTGGTTCTGatcaggaagaaaaaaaatcaaaatttaaa GGTTGGGTAATGCAATATGGTACAGATCAAACTCCAGATATGTATTGTTctgatgatgaaaataaattattaatgccaATAGAAGATAAAGAACAAATTGGCAAAACAGGTGAAACTGGTGAAAATGGAGATATGGGACCAAAAGTAGCAGATTGGCGATTTGGTCCTGCACAGCTTTGGTATGATATGCTTCAAGTTCCAGAAACTGGAGATGGTTTTAATTATGGATTTAAACTTATTGATAAG acagatgaattaaataataaagataaaaatattagagataCTAATGAAGAATTTTCTGATGATGCATTTTTAATGGTATCACAATTGCATTGGGAAGATGATGTCATATGGAATGGTGATGATATAAAGCATAAG GTATTACAgaaattaaatagtaaaaataatgcgGCTGGATGGGTACCATCCAGTGGAAATAGAACTGCTCAGGCATTTAGTCAACCAGGCAAAGGTGCACCTGTATCAGTTACATCAAATGTTCGATTAGCCACTTCACAAATTACAACTCCATTACATATGCAATCTCAAAAAActaaaat gAACATGAATAAAGCGAATCAACAACaaaatcgagaagaaaattatgacGATACTTGGTATTCGATTTTTCCTGTAGAAAACGAAGAATTGGTATATGGTCTTTGGGAGGAAGAAGTAATTTGGGATcctgaaaatatgaaaaaaattcctaaaCCTAAAATTCTTACTTTGGATCCCAATGATGAGAATATTGTTCTTGGTATTCCTGATGATATAGATCCAGCTTTAGTTCATAAAGATAATGGACCTCAACCAAAAGTGAAAATACCTCATCCTCATGTtaagaaaagtaaattattattgggaAAAGCTGGAGTAATTAATGTATTAGAAGAAGAtactccaccaccaccaccaaaaTCACCTGATAGAGatccatttaatatttcaaatgatac atattatatgcCACGATCATCAGAAACAACATTACGATTAAAAGTTGGAGGTGGAAATTTAATACAACACAGTACACCAGTAGTAGAATTACGTGTTCCATTTGTTCAAACTCATATGGGTCCAATGCGCCTTCGAAATTTCCATAGACCACCCTTAAGAAAATTTAGTCATGGTCCAGTTGCTCATTCTGGTCCACATTCTGTATTGCCATTAATAAAGcacatcaaaaaaaaagccaaa CAAAGAGAACAAGAAAGAATTGCATCTGGTGGAGGTGATGTTTTCTTCATGAGAACTCCTGAAGATTTAACTGGCAAAGATGGTGAATTAGTACTTATTGAATTTTCTGAAGAGCATCCTCCTTTAATGAATCAAGTAGGAATGTGTTCTAAAGTGAAAAATTACTACAAAAGAAAAGCGGGAAAAGATCAAGGACCACAGAAATACAAATATGGTGAAACTGCTTATGCTCATACAAGTCCATTTCTTGGAATTCTTACACCTGGTCAAAGCATACAAGcagttgaaaataatatgtatagagCTCCAATTTACGAGCACAAAATTCCAGAGACAGATTTTTTAGTTATCAGAACAAG acaacaatattatatcagaGAAGTGGATGCTTTATTTGTTGCTGGTCAAGAATGTCCATTATATGAAGTTCCAGGTCCTAATTCAAAGAGAGCTAATAATTTTGTGAGAGATTTTTtacaagtatttatatatagattattttggAAATCTCGGGATACTCCTCGACGTATTAAAATGGATGATATTAAAAGAGCATTTCCTTCGCATAGCGAAAGTAGCATTAGAAAACGTTTGAAATTATGTGCTGATTTTAAAAGGACag gCATGGATTCAAATTGGTGGGTTATAAAACCTGACTTTAGATTACCaacagaagaagaaattcgagCAATGGTCTCTCCAGAACAATGTTGCGCTTATTTTAGTATGATTGCTGCTGAACAAAGGTTAAAAGATGCTGGATATGGTGAAAAGTTCCTATTTACCCCTcaagatgatgatgatgaagaaatgcaattaaaaatgGATGATGAAGTGAAAGTTGCACCTTGGAATACAACACGAGCATATATTCAAGCTATGAAAGGTAAATGTTTGTTACAACTGGCAGGACCAGCTGATCCTACAGGTTGTGGTGAAGGATTTTCTTATGTTCGAGTGCCAAATAAACCTACAATTAGCaaa gAAGAACAAGAAGCTCAACCAAAGAGAACTGTAACTGGAACTGATGCTGATTTAAGaagattatcattaaataatgcaAAAGCATTACTTCGAAAATTTGGTGTTcctgaagaagaaattaaaaaattatcgcgaTGGGAAGTAATTGATGTTGTTAGAACATTATCTACAGAAAAGGCTAAAGCTGGTGAAGAGGGTATGACTAAGTTTTCTCGAGGAAATCGGTTTTCTATTGCTGAGCATCaagaaagatataaagaagaaTGTCAAAGAATCTTTGATTTACAAAATCGTGTTTTATCTTCTAATGAAGTTTTAAGTACAGATGAAGGCGAAAGTTCTGAAGAAGATAGTTCTGACATAGAAGAGATgggtaaaaatatagaaaatatgctTTCCAATAAGAAAACTAGTACGCAATTATCTCTTGAACGAGAGGAACAACAACGACATGAATTACGAAAAATGTTGATGGGAGAAGTTCaagaacaagataaaaaaaccaaagaaaaaaagaaagatgatgAAGAGGATAGTCCtgtaaataactttaattcaCAACAGGGTAgggttcttaaaatttatcgaacgttTAGAAATCCAGAAGGCAAAGAATATACAAGGGTAGAATTAGTAAGAAAATCAGCGGTAATagatacttatataaaaattagaaattctaaagatgaaacatttattaaacaatttgcaACATTGGATGAAGCACAAAAAGAGGAAATgaagagggagaaaagaagaattcagGAACAATTACGTAGAATTAAACGGAATCAAGAACGAGAACGTATGCTTGGTGGTCCAATGACAGGAAATAATGCGTCGTCGAGTAATATATTTGATCGTAGTAGTAACAATACCCCAACAACTACATCCTCGAATAGTATCCTTCCATTCTGTAATTCTTTCCAATCTACTTCTCCTGCTTCTAAACATCCTAAACCTGATATATCTCCTTCTAAACGTAAGAAACCTAAACTTAAACCAGATCTTAAACTAAAATGTGGTGCTTGTGGTAATGTAGGTCACATGCGTACGAATAAAGCTTGTCCCTTATATCAGAATAGCATAACTACAGCACCAGTAAATGTTGCGATGACAGAGGAACAGGAGGAAGAGATTGAAAAGCAACTCAATACAGATGATCAAGATCTCGTTAACGTAGATGGAACTAAAGTGAAATtatcatctaaattaattaag CATGctgaagaaatgaaaaggCGCACGTTACTTTTGAAAGTGCCCAAGGAAGCCGTAAATTccaaaaaacgaagaagagcTACTGGAGATGATCATTGTGATTATCTTAAGCGACAACAAAGACCTGCCAATAGGCGTAGAACAGATCCTGTTGTTGTTATGTCTACAATGCTAGAAAGTATACTTAACGAAATGAGAGACTTACCTGATGTTCAACCTTTTCTATTTCCTGTTAATGCCaag gCTGTTcctgattattataaaattatacaaaggcCTATGGATTTGCAAACTATAcgtgaaaatttaagattaaagaaatatcaaagtcgagaagaatttttagcTGATGTTAAtcaaattgtagaaaattcaACTCtatataatggaataaaaagttCATTAACAGTGGCAGCCAAACGTATGCTGGAAACTTGTGTAGAAAGActtggagaaaaagaagatcgtCTGATGAGATTAGAAAAAGCAATTAATCCTTTATTGGATGACAATGATCAAGTTGctcttacttttattttagacaatgttgtaaataataaattgaaatctatGACAGAAGCTTGGCCATTTTTAAAACcagttaataagaaattagtgAAAGATTACTATAATGTTATTAAGAGACCTATGGATTTAGAAACTATATCTAAAAAAGTATCTG cacataaatatcataatcgtCATGAATTTCTTAGAGATATCGaacaaattttggaaaattgtacAGTATACAATGGAAAGGAATCTCCATTTACACAAAAAGCAGAATTGCTGGTGAAAGTTTGCAAAGAAACATTAGATGAG tatgaTGAACATTTAACACAGttagaaaacaatatattattagtacAAAAACGAGCAATGGAACAAGCAGACATAGATTCTTCATGGCTTGGAGCagatgaagaaaattatactATTGTAGAACCAGAATTTAGAGGg AATGTTTTTTTACAGAGTCAAACAAGTTCACCAGAAAACCCATTTGGAAAAACGAACATGgaagattttgattttgtagATGTAGAAGGAGATATGGAAGGTGATGGTAGTAGAAGtgtaaattctaaaaagaaagatgttCTTGAAgaag ATTTACAATTCTCTAGTGAAGATGAATTTGATGAAGTTCCATTTGGTACGGATGAACAGTCTGAGAATGCTGAAATGGAAACACTTGAATTGAACGAAGTTAGAGAAAATACAGAAGGCGGAGTAGTATTGGCAGATGATGATAGTCAACAAGCAGCAGAAGCAATGGTTCAATTGG acGAAAGTATGGATGTAGATCCAAATTATGATCCTTCTGACTTTTTGTTAGCTGGTTTACCAGCTAGAGatgaaaaaagtgaaaataaaatacaggACGATCTTGCTGTATCTGAAAGCGATGATGATGCAGAAAATAACGCGAAACAAAAACAGAAAACATCACAACCATTACCGCAACCAGAAGAAGATGTTGGTGGTGATCTTTggttttaa